In one window of Nycticebus coucang isolate mNycCou1 chromosome 23, mNycCou1.pri, whole genome shotgun sequence DNA:
- the LOC128575947 gene encoding centromere protein Q-like — MPGNPHVSKKKSQQLKRNSKRKTDDDEELSEKKVRNTGKRNKSHSNHLSSEGQTKHTNIKQIKIAPNKRKTWQPLSKSSREQLQTIMESVIITILSNSSREKEEIQYHLNLLKKRLLQLCETLKVPPEKLKDLTHVSRLLDVERAREQANKEDLALLQEEIEKMVETAELMTEDIQSLKNKIESLESEVEEEEKTLKQVLQTDSRSVLSLPELSQKSLKAPTLQQEILTLIPNQNALLKDLDVLHNSSQIKNMLTLIEEAYKKLDAT; from the coding sequence ATGCCTGGTAACCCACATGTTTCCAAGAAAAAGTCTCaacagttaaaaagaaattcaaaaaggaaaactgaTGATGATGAAGAGTTGTCAGAGAAAAAGGttagaaacacaggaaaaagaaataaaagtcattcaaACCATCTGTCTTCTGAAGGACAAACAAAGCATACtaatataaaacagataaagataGCACCCAACAAAAGGAAAACCTGGCAACCACTTTCAAAGAGTAGCAGAGAGCAGTTGCAAACAATAATGGaatcagtaataataacaattttgaGCAATAGTAGtcgagaaaaagaagaaatacagtatCATCTCAACTTACTGAAAAAAAGATTGCTACAACTTTGTGAAACCCTGAAAGTCCCTCCTGAAAAGCTGAAGGATTTAACTCATGTGTCAAGACTACTGGATGTGGAAAGGGCACGGGAGCAAGCTAATAAAGAAGATCTGGCATTattgcaggaagaaatagaaaaaatggtaGAGACTGCAGAATTGATGACTGAGGATATTCAGAGCCTAAAGAACAAAATTGAAAGTCTGGAAAGTGAggtagaagaggaagagaagacacTAAAACAAGTGCTTCAAACGGATAGTAGGAGTGTACTCTctcttccagaactttctcagaAAAGTCTCAAAGCACCCACACTTCAGCAAGAAATTTTGACACTAATTCCAAACCAGAATGCTCTTCTAAAGGACTTGGATGTTCTTCATAATTCCTCCCAGATTAAGAACATGTTAACACTCATTGAAGAAGCCTATAAGAAACTGGATGCCACCTGA